In Calonectris borealis chromosome 25, bCalBor7.hap1.2, whole genome shotgun sequence, the following proteins share a genomic window:
- the ELOA gene encoding elongin-A isoform X2: MALPAAAARPQDGTRRTLPSPAMAATGRGNGCAASVSCPQPRWRRRWGSTVWRAGGEAVSAAAASPAVKMAESVLEVVGKLQSRLAGSSEPKKLLKSLKRLSELPITVDILVETGVGKTVNSLRKHELVGDFAKNLVARWKKLVPVSQEADRNNLDSEDRDYERSSSSKRHQEPSLREDEEPDQEYSEPFQPSCSQSYSPDHREKKSKRYPRPERAHETYGYSSHEGKGWGRSSPVLSSDQEYSDYGQAVSPEPSESPQDMYTDPYASEEQEEPTVFHRKASKGHSFQEKLGGGRERNPGECYDKGNMSRSKEHKSSHKKQRLDGRGEDRTSAFSPERLHKTSFKEQLREAPMAGGSKEKLRMSDGTKKEKNRESGTSRKEKLQTLPHLEESLDNHVKKQKHRDSEKSKLEKPKLSLETSNTEREKRKAECDSSNRIKEKGISGSLKSSEGKRKVSDIDKKSMGFSSNFGEGEVEDEFEQPTMSFESYLSYDQPQKKKKKVVKPSVSAGEKDRGHSKQNGSKASTNSSSSSRKSPSHKRTSEKKAEKKLPEPPKPNRILLDVVPTLPDIPLPPIQANYRPLPSIESITCSQTKRKVSSPVEESEAGFTGRRLNSKMQVYSGSKTAYLPKMMSLYQQCIRVLSNNIDSIYEVGGVPFSVLEPVLERCTPEQLYRIEECNHVLIEDTDQLWHNHCLRDFKNEKPEEFESWREMYLRLHDAREQRLLMLARNIGSAHANKPKGRVAKMAFVNSAAKPPRDVRRRQEKFGTGGPLLPEKTKIKPVLYTSSKSHTRVSEEQSYDGPSTSSAHSVPSSGSTFSSYDPRKPPVKKIAPMMAKTIKAFKNRFSRR; this comes from the exons atggcgctgcccgccgccgctgccaggCCCCAAGATGGCACGCGGCGAACTCTGCCCTCACCCGCCATGGCCGCCACCGGCCGGGGCAACGGCTGCGCCGCTTCCGTTTCCTGCCCGcagccaagatggcggcggcggtggggaaGCACCGTGTGGCGAGCGGGCGGTGAAGCCGTTTCCGCCGCCGCGGCCTCTCCAGCAGTAAAAATGGCGGAGTCGGTGCTTGAAGTTGTGGGCAAGCTGCAGTCGCGGCTGGCGGGCAGCTCGGAGCCCAAGAAG ctgctgaaaaGTCTGAAGAGGCTGTCTGAGTTGCCCATCACAGTTGACATTCTTGTG GAGACGGGTGTTGGGAAGACTGTGAACAGTTTACGGAAACACGAGCTTGTAGGAGACTTTGCGAAGAATCTCGTAGCCAGGTGGAAGAAGCTAGTGCCGGTGTCCCAAGAGGCAGACAG AAATAACCTAGATTCTGAAGACCGTGACTACGAGAGGAGCAGCTCAAGCAAAAGACATCAAGAACCCTCCCTCAGAGAGGATGAGGAACCTGACCAGGAGTATTCAGAACCCTTCCAGCCGTCTTGCAGCCAGTCCTATAGCCCAGATCATAGGGAAAAGAAGTCCAAAAGGTATCCTAGGCCTGAGAGAGCCCATGAGACTTATGGCTATAGCAGCCACGAGGGGAAGGGTTGGGGCAGATCCTCCCCAGTGCTCTCTTCAGATCAGGAGTACTCGGACTATGGACAAGCTGTGTCACCTGAGCCAAGTGAGAGCCCTCAGGATATGTACACAGACCCTTATGCCTCTGAGGAGCAGGAAGAACCGACAGTATTTCATCGGAAAGCCAGTAAAGGCCACAGCTTTCAGGAGAAGCTGGGGGGAGGCCGAGAGAGGAACCCCGGTGAGTGCTACGACAAAGGGAACATGAGCCGAAGCAAAGAGCACAAGTCTTCTCATAAGAAGCAGCGACTTGATGGCAGAGGGGAGGACAGGACCTCTGCCTTCAGCCCAGAAAGATTGCACAAGACCTCTTTTAAAGAGCAGCTCCGAGAAGCCCCCATGGCAGGGGGCAGCAAGGAGAAGCTGAGGATGTCAGATGGCACCAAGAAGGAGAAGAACAGAGAAAGCGGCACCTCCAGAAAGGAGAAGTTGCAGACGTTGCCGCACTTGGAAGAGTCTTTGGACAACCATGTTAAGAAGCAAAAACATCGGGACTCTGAAAAAAGCAAATTGGAAAAGCCCAAGCTGAGCCTGGAGACCTCTAACACAGAGCGGGAGAAACGGAAAGCTGAGTGTGACTCGTCAAATAGGATTAAAGAAAAGGGGATTTCTGGGAGCTTAAAATCTTCAGAAGGGAAGCGCAAAGTCTCCGACATAGACAAAAAATCGATGGGCTTTTCCTCaaattttggggagggggaagtggaGGATGAATTTGAACAACCTACAATGTCCTTTGAGTCGTACCTCAGCTACGACCAgccccagaaaaagaaaaagaaagtggtcAAACCCTCTGTGTCAGCTGGGGAGAAAGACCGAGGGCACAGCAAACAGAACGGATCCAAAGCCAGTACCAACAGCTCAAGCTCGAGTCGGAAAAGTCCAAGCCACAAGCGAACAAGtgagaaaaaggcagagaagaaactACCAGAGCCTCCTAAACCAAACAGG ATACTTTTAGATGTGGTACCAACATTACCAGACATCCCACTGCCGCCGATTCAGGCCAACTACCGTCCTCTTCCTTCAATTGAGTCCATTACCTGCTCCCAGAcaaaaaggaaag TGTCCTCGCCAGTTGAAGAGAGCGAAGCTGGTTTTACAGGACGCCGGTTGAATTCAAAGATGCAAGTGTATTCAGGCTCTAAAACTGCCTACCTCCCAAAGATGATGTCTCTGTATCAACAATGCATCAGAGTCCTCAGTAACAACATTGACT CAATCTATGAAGTGGGTGGTGTCCCTTTCTCAGTGCTGGAACCAGTATTGGAGAGATGCACCCCAGAGCAGCTGTATCGCATTGAGGAATGTAATCAT GTCCTCATTGAGGATACGGATCAACTGTGGCACAATCACTGTCTCCGAGACTTCAAGAATGAGAAGCCAGAAGAGTTTGAATCCTGGCGGGAGATGTACCTTCGACTTCATGATGCACGAGAGCAGCGGCTGCTAATGTTAGCACGGAACATCGGCTCGGCTCATGCCAACAAACCCAAAG GTAGAGTGGCCAAAATGGCGTTTGTGAACTCTGCAGCAAAGCCTCCTCGGGATGTACGAAGGAGACAAGAGAAGTTTGGAACTGGAGGACCTCTTCTGCCAGAGAAGACCAA AATAAAACCAGTCCTGTACACATCTAGCAAAAGCCACACTCGTGTGAGTGAGGAGCAGTCCTATGATGggcccagcaccagcagtgccCATTCTGTCCCATCTTCAGGTAGCACCTTCTCCTCCTATGACCCCAGGAAACCACCTGTGAAGA AAATTGCACCCATGATGGCAAAGACTATCAAAGCTTTCAAAAACAGGTTCTCTCGGAGATAA
- the ELOA gene encoding elongin-A isoform X1: MALPAAAARPQDGTRRTLPSPAMAATGRGNGCAASVSCPQPRWRRRWGSTVWRAGGEAVSAAAASPAVKMAESVLEVVGKLQSRLAGSSEPKKLLKSLKRLSELPITVDILVETGVGKTVNSLRKHELVGDFAKNLVARWKKLVPVSQEADRNNLDSEDRDYERSSSSKRHQEPSLREDEEPDQEYSEPFQPSCSQSYSPDHREKKSKRYPRPERAHETYGYSSHEGKGWGRSSPVLSSDQEYSDYGQAVSPEPSESPQDMYTDPYASEEQEEPTVFHRKASKGHSFQEKLGGGRERNPGECYDKGNMSRSKEHKSSHKKQRLDGRGEDRTSAFSPERLHKTSFKEQLREAPMAGGSKEKLRMSDGTKKEKNRESGTSRKEKLQTLPHLEESLDNHVKKQKHRDSEKSKLEKPKLSLETSNTEREKRKAECDSSNRIKEKGISGSLKSSEGKRKVSDIDKKSMGFSSNFGEGEVEDEFEQPTMSFESYLSYDQPQKKKKKVVKPSVSAGEKDRGHSKQNGSKASTNSSSSSRKSPSHKRTSEKKAEKKLPEPPKPNRILLDVVPTLPDIPLPPIQANYRPLPSIESITCSQTKRKAVSSPVEESEAGFTGRRLNSKMQVYSGSKTAYLPKMMSLYQQCIRVLSNNIDSIYEVGGVPFSVLEPVLERCTPEQLYRIEECNHVLIEDTDQLWHNHCLRDFKNEKPEEFESWREMYLRLHDAREQRLLMLARNIGSAHANKPKGRVAKMAFVNSAAKPPRDVRRRQEKFGTGGPLLPEKTKIKPVLYTSSKSHTRVSEEQSYDGPSTSSAHSVPSSGSTFSSYDPRKPPVKKIAPMMAKTIKAFKNRFSRR, from the exons atggcgctgcccgccgccgctgccaggCCCCAAGATGGCACGCGGCGAACTCTGCCCTCACCCGCCATGGCCGCCACCGGCCGGGGCAACGGCTGCGCCGCTTCCGTTTCCTGCCCGcagccaagatggcggcggcggtggggaaGCACCGTGTGGCGAGCGGGCGGTGAAGCCGTTTCCGCCGCCGCGGCCTCTCCAGCAGTAAAAATGGCGGAGTCGGTGCTTGAAGTTGTGGGCAAGCTGCAGTCGCGGCTGGCGGGCAGCTCGGAGCCCAAGAAG ctgctgaaaaGTCTGAAGAGGCTGTCTGAGTTGCCCATCACAGTTGACATTCTTGTG GAGACGGGTGTTGGGAAGACTGTGAACAGTTTACGGAAACACGAGCTTGTAGGAGACTTTGCGAAGAATCTCGTAGCCAGGTGGAAGAAGCTAGTGCCGGTGTCCCAAGAGGCAGACAG AAATAACCTAGATTCTGAAGACCGTGACTACGAGAGGAGCAGCTCAAGCAAAAGACATCAAGAACCCTCCCTCAGAGAGGATGAGGAACCTGACCAGGAGTATTCAGAACCCTTCCAGCCGTCTTGCAGCCAGTCCTATAGCCCAGATCATAGGGAAAAGAAGTCCAAAAGGTATCCTAGGCCTGAGAGAGCCCATGAGACTTATGGCTATAGCAGCCACGAGGGGAAGGGTTGGGGCAGATCCTCCCCAGTGCTCTCTTCAGATCAGGAGTACTCGGACTATGGACAAGCTGTGTCACCTGAGCCAAGTGAGAGCCCTCAGGATATGTACACAGACCCTTATGCCTCTGAGGAGCAGGAAGAACCGACAGTATTTCATCGGAAAGCCAGTAAAGGCCACAGCTTTCAGGAGAAGCTGGGGGGAGGCCGAGAGAGGAACCCCGGTGAGTGCTACGACAAAGGGAACATGAGCCGAAGCAAAGAGCACAAGTCTTCTCATAAGAAGCAGCGACTTGATGGCAGAGGGGAGGACAGGACCTCTGCCTTCAGCCCAGAAAGATTGCACAAGACCTCTTTTAAAGAGCAGCTCCGAGAAGCCCCCATGGCAGGGGGCAGCAAGGAGAAGCTGAGGATGTCAGATGGCACCAAGAAGGAGAAGAACAGAGAAAGCGGCACCTCCAGAAAGGAGAAGTTGCAGACGTTGCCGCACTTGGAAGAGTCTTTGGACAACCATGTTAAGAAGCAAAAACATCGGGACTCTGAAAAAAGCAAATTGGAAAAGCCCAAGCTGAGCCTGGAGACCTCTAACACAGAGCGGGAGAAACGGAAAGCTGAGTGTGACTCGTCAAATAGGATTAAAGAAAAGGGGATTTCTGGGAGCTTAAAATCTTCAGAAGGGAAGCGCAAAGTCTCCGACATAGACAAAAAATCGATGGGCTTTTCCTCaaattttggggagggggaagtggaGGATGAATTTGAACAACCTACAATGTCCTTTGAGTCGTACCTCAGCTACGACCAgccccagaaaaagaaaaagaaagtggtcAAACCCTCTGTGTCAGCTGGGGAGAAAGACCGAGGGCACAGCAAACAGAACGGATCCAAAGCCAGTACCAACAGCTCAAGCTCGAGTCGGAAAAGTCCAAGCCACAAGCGAACAAGtgagaaaaaggcagagaagaaactACCAGAGCCTCCTAAACCAAACAGG ATACTTTTAGATGTGGTACCAACATTACCAGACATCCCACTGCCGCCGATTCAGGCCAACTACCGTCCTCTTCCTTCAATTGAGTCCATTACCTGCTCCCAGAcaaaaaggaaag CAGTGTCCTCGCCAGTTGAAGAGAGCGAAGCTGGTTTTACAGGACGCCGGTTGAATTCAAAGATGCAAGTGTATTCAGGCTCTAAAACTGCCTACCTCCCAAAGATGATGTCTCTGTATCAACAATGCATCAGAGTCCTCAGTAACAACATTGACT CAATCTATGAAGTGGGTGGTGTCCCTTTCTCAGTGCTGGAACCAGTATTGGAGAGATGCACCCCAGAGCAGCTGTATCGCATTGAGGAATGTAATCAT GTCCTCATTGAGGATACGGATCAACTGTGGCACAATCACTGTCTCCGAGACTTCAAGAATGAGAAGCCAGAAGAGTTTGAATCCTGGCGGGAGATGTACCTTCGACTTCATGATGCACGAGAGCAGCGGCTGCTAATGTTAGCACGGAACATCGGCTCGGCTCATGCCAACAAACCCAAAG GTAGAGTGGCCAAAATGGCGTTTGTGAACTCTGCAGCAAAGCCTCCTCGGGATGTACGAAGGAGACAAGAGAAGTTTGGAACTGGAGGACCTCTTCTGCCAGAGAAGACCAA AATAAAACCAGTCCTGTACACATCTAGCAAAAGCCACACTCGTGTGAGTGAGGAGCAGTCCTATGATGggcccagcaccagcagtgccCATTCTGTCCCATCTTCAGGTAGCACCTTCTCCTCCTATGACCCCAGGAAACCACCTGTGAAGA AAATTGCACCCATGATGGCAAAGACTATCAAAGCTTTCAAAAACAGGTTCTCTCGGAGATAA
- the ELOA gene encoding elongin-A isoform X3 — protein sequence METGVGKTVNSLRKHELVGDFAKNLVARWKKLVPVSQEADRNNLDSEDRDYERSSSSKRHQEPSLREDEEPDQEYSEPFQPSCSQSYSPDHREKKSKRYPRPERAHETYGYSSHEGKGWGRSSPVLSSDQEYSDYGQAVSPEPSESPQDMYTDPYASEEQEEPTVFHRKASKGHSFQEKLGGGRERNPGECYDKGNMSRSKEHKSSHKKQRLDGRGEDRTSAFSPERLHKTSFKEQLREAPMAGGSKEKLRMSDGTKKEKNRESGTSRKEKLQTLPHLEESLDNHVKKQKHRDSEKSKLEKPKLSLETSNTEREKRKAECDSSNRIKEKGISGSLKSSEGKRKVSDIDKKSMGFSSNFGEGEVEDEFEQPTMSFESYLSYDQPQKKKKKVVKPSVSAGEKDRGHSKQNGSKASTNSSSSSRKSPSHKRTSEKKAEKKLPEPPKPNRILLDVVPTLPDIPLPPIQANYRPLPSIESITCSQTKRKAVSSPVEESEAGFTGRRLNSKMQVYSGSKTAYLPKMMSLYQQCIRVLSNNIDSIYEVGGVPFSVLEPVLERCTPEQLYRIEECNHVLIEDTDQLWHNHCLRDFKNEKPEEFESWREMYLRLHDAREQRLLMLARNIGSAHANKPKGRVAKMAFVNSAAKPPRDVRRRQEKFGTGGPLLPEKTKIKPVLYTSSKSHTRVSEEQSYDGPSTSSAHSVPSSGSTFSSYDPRKPPVKKIAPMMAKTIKAFKNRFSRR from the exons ATG GAGACGGGTGTTGGGAAGACTGTGAACAGTTTACGGAAACACGAGCTTGTAGGAGACTTTGCGAAGAATCTCGTAGCCAGGTGGAAGAAGCTAGTGCCGGTGTCCCAAGAGGCAGACAG AAATAACCTAGATTCTGAAGACCGTGACTACGAGAGGAGCAGCTCAAGCAAAAGACATCAAGAACCCTCCCTCAGAGAGGATGAGGAACCTGACCAGGAGTATTCAGAACCCTTCCAGCCGTCTTGCAGCCAGTCCTATAGCCCAGATCATAGGGAAAAGAAGTCCAAAAGGTATCCTAGGCCTGAGAGAGCCCATGAGACTTATGGCTATAGCAGCCACGAGGGGAAGGGTTGGGGCAGATCCTCCCCAGTGCTCTCTTCAGATCAGGAGTACTCGGACTATGGACAAGCTGTGTCACCTGAGCCAAGTGAGAGCCCTCAGGATATGTACACAGACCCTTATGCCTCTGAGGAGCAGGAAGAACCGACAGTATTTCATCGGAAAGCCAGTAAAGGCCACAGCTTTCAGGAGAAGCTGGGGGGAGGCCGAGAGAGGAACCCCGGTGAGTGCTACGACAAAGGGAACATGAGCCGAAGCAAAGAGCACAAGTCTTCTCATAAGAAGCAGCGACTTGATGGCAGAGGGGAGGACAGGACCTCTGCCTTCAGCCCAGAAAGATTGCACAAGACCTCTTTTAAAGAGCAGCTCCGAGAAGCCCCCATGGCAGGGGGCAGCAAGGAGAAGCTGAGGATGTCAGATGGCACCAAGAAGGAGAAGAACAGAGAAAGCGGCACCTCCAGAAAGGAGAAGTTGCAGACGTTGCCGCACTTGGAAGAGTCTTTGGACAACCATGTTAAGAAGCAAAAACATCGGGACTCTGAAAAAAGCAAATTGGAAAAGCCCAAGCTGAGCCTGGAGACCTCTAACACAGAGCGGGAGAAACGGAAAGCTGAGTGTGACTCGTCAAATAGGATTAAAGAAAAGGGGATTTCTGGGAGCTTAAAATCTTCAGAAGGGAAGCGCAAAGTCTCCGACATAGACAAAAAATCGATGGGCTTTTCCTCaaattttggggagggggaagtggaGGATGAATTTGAACAACCTACAATGTCCTTTGAGTCGTACCTCAGCTACGACCAgccccagaaaaagaaaaagaaagtggtcAAACCCTCTGTGTCAGCTGGGGAGAAAGACCGAGGGCACAGCAAACAGAACGGATCCAAAGCCAGTACCAACAGCTCAAGCTCGAGTCGGAAAAGTCCAAGCCACAAGCGAACAAGtgagaaaaaggcagagaagaaactACCAGAGCCTCCTAAACCAAACAGG ATACTTTTAGATGTGGTACCAACATTACCAGACATCCCACTGCCGCCGATTCAGGCCAACTACCGTCCTCTTCCTTCAATTGAGTCCATTACCTGCTCCCAGAcaaaaaggaaag CAGTGTCCTCGCCAGTTGAAGAGAGCGAAGCTGGTTTTACAGGACGCCGGTTGAATTCAAAGATGCAAGTGTATTCAGGCTCTAAAACTGCCTACCTCCCAAAGATGATGTCTCTGTATCAACAATGCATCAGAGTCCTCAGTAACAACATTGACT CAATCTATGAAGTGGGTGGTGTCCCTTTCTCAGTGCTGGAACCAGTATTGGAGAGATGCACCCCAGAGCAGCTGTATCGCATTGAGGAATGTAATCAT GTCCTCATTGAGGATACGGATCAACTGTGGCACAATCACTGTCTCCGAGACTTCAAGAATGAGAAGCCAGAAGAGTTTGAATCCTGGCGGGAGATGTACCTTCGACTTCATGATGCACGAGAGCAGCGGCTGCTAATGTTAGCACGGAACATCGGCTCGGCTCATGCCAACAAACCCAAAG GTAGAGTGGCCAAAATGGCGTTTGTGAACTCTGCAGCAAAGCCTCCTCGGGATGTACGAAGGAGACAAGAGAAGTTTGGAACTGGAGGACCTCTTCTGCCAGAGAAGACCAA AATAAAACCAGTCCTGTACACATCTAGCAAAAGCCACACTCGTGTGAGTGAGGAGCAGTCCTATGATGggcccagcaccagcagtgccCATTCTGTCCCATCTTCAGGTAGCACCTTCTCCTCCTATGACCCCAGGAAACCACCTGTGAAGA AAATTGCACCCATGATGGCAAAGACTATCAAAGCTTTCAAAAACAGGTTCTCTCGGAGATAA